The following are from one region of the Molothrus aeneus isolate 106 chromosome 7, BPBGC_Maene_1.0, whole genome shotgun sequence genome:
- the RALB gene encoding ras-related protein Ral-B, with protein sequence MAASKSKNQSSLALHKVIMVGSGGVGKSALTLQFMYDEFVEDYEPTKADSYRKKVVLDGEEVQIDILDTAGQEDYAAIRDNYFRSGEGFLLVFSITEHESFTATAEFREQILRVKAEEDKIPLLVVGNKSDLEERRQVPVEEARSKAEEWGVQYVETSAKTRANVDKVFFDLMREIRAKKMSENKDKNGKKSGKNKKTFKERCCLL encoded by the exons ATGGCTGCCAGCAAGAGCAAGAACCAGAGTTCCTTGGCCCTCCATAAAGTAATTATGGTTGGCAGTGGAGGTGTGGGTAAATCTGCCCTCACACTTCAGTTTATGTATGATGAG TTTGTAGAAGACTATGAACCTACCAAGGCTGACAGCTACAGAAAGAAAGTAGTTCTGGATGGTGAAGAAGTTCAGATAGACATTCTGgacacagcaggacaggaggaTTATGCAGCTATCAGAGATAACTATTTCCGCAGCGGGGAAGGGTTTCTTCTTGTCTTTTCAATAACAGAGCACGAATCCTTCACAGCAACAGCAGAGTTTCG GGAACAGATCCTGCGTGTGAAGGCTGAAGAGGATAAAATCCCTTTGCTGGTAGTGGGGAACAAATCTGACCTGGAGGAACGCAGACAAGTGCCTGTAGAAGAGGCTCGAAGTAAGGCAGAAGAATGGGGGGTGCAGTACGTAGAAACCTCTGCCAAAACTCGGGCAAATGTAGATAAG GTATTCTTTGATTTAATGAGAGAAAtaagagcaaagaaaatgtcagaaaacaaaGACAAGAATGGCAAGAAAAGTGGCAAGAACAAGAAAACCTTTAAAGAAAGATGTTGCTTACTGTGA